A window from Cryptomeria japonica chromosome 1, Sugi_1.0, whole genome shotgun sequence encodes these proteins:
- the LOC131857328 gene encoding UDP-glycosyltransferase 13-like — protein sequence MEMDEDDSGTTLDWRDIKNLKDLEYRPEKEGEPMVTPGTNNSRKSNPPRWAERKFKSSSRKMQDLEPPIRKKTKLTKSSGSKDKDHKIRLDIPINVDNKEQGTMNKDNELVKRGRSVLYISFGLHNTIFASNMKELALGLESNGQPFIWVVRSPLGISLTAEFSFEFLPDGFEERINAKNQGLVIKKWASQLVILSHPSMGGFVSQCG from the exons atggagatggatgaggatgacagtGGCACTACCCTTGATTGGCGTGATATCAAGAATTTAAAGGACCTTGAGTATAGACCGGAGAAAGAAGGGGAGCCTATGGTGACCCCTGGAACTAACAATAGTAGGAAAAgcaatcctccaaggtgggcggAAAGAAAGTTTAAGTCTAgtagcaggaaaatgcaagacctggagccACCCATTAGGAAGAAAACAAAATTGACCAAGTCAAGTGGGTCCAAAGACAAGGACCACAAGATTAGGTTAGATatccccatcaatgtggataaCAAGGAACAAGGGACCATGAATAAAGATAACGAGCTGgtcaaaagggggagaag TGTGCTCTATATTTCCTTTGGCTTGCATAACACGATCTTTGCATCTAATATGAAGGAGTTGGCACTGGGTTTGGAATCAAATGGGCAACCCTTCATATGGGTAGTAAGGTCACCTCTTGGCATATCGTTGACTGCGGAGTTTTCTTTCGAGTTTCTTCCAGATGGGTTTGAAGAGCGAATCAATGCCAAAAATCAGGGATTGGTTATTAAAAAATGGGCATCTCAGCTTGTGATTCTGTCCCATCCTTCCATGGGAGGATTTGTGAGCCAATGTGGATGA